One Microcoleus sp. AS-A8 DNA window includes the following coding sequences:
- a CDS encoding reverse transcriptase domain-containing protein: protein MKTSGTGDSLAEFNRSVHDAIGAIYTSINKKPKYVFDADISKCFDRIDHKALLYKLNTFPALRRQVKSWLRAGYILDHQWEPTYANTPQGGVISPLLANIALHGMEQHIRSCFKSNATTKYELGVVRYADDFVILHKDLKVIEDCIKGASEFLASIGLELHPEKTRIVHTLNSHGNQTPGFNFLGFNIRQYKIGKHQGSKQGFVTLIKPQKEKIQAHHHKLSNIIVEMLAAPQEALIGRLNPIIRGWSNYYSAVVSKETFRKLDSLLYWNLRNWGKHRHSTHTGKWVYERYWHRIRQGEYDAMTFSTSQEGKNPCWLLSHARTPIVRHKKVKGAKSPFDGDLIYWSSRLGEHPEMDRTVARLLKNQDGKCAYCRLNFMDGDLMEKDHIIEKRFGGKNSRDNFQLLHRHCHDKKTAMMTVLTCSNIKEAGK, encoded by the coding sequence TTGAAGACCAGCGGGACTGGTGACAGTCTCGCTGAGTTTAATAGATCGGTTCATGATGCTATCGGAGCCATCTATACCAGCATTAACAAAAAGCCTAAATATGTGTTCGACGCGGATATAAGCAAATGCTTTGACCGAATAGACCACAAGGCACTGCTGTACAAATTAAATACCTTCCCGGCATTACGCCGCCAAGTTAAATCTTGGTTAAGGGCAGGATACATCCTTGACCACCAATGGGAACCAACCTATGCAAACACACCTCAGGGGGGAGTCATAAGCCCCCTCCTGGCGAACATTGCCCTGCATGGAATGGAACAGCATATTAGAAGCTGCTTCAAGTCCAACGCTACTACAAAGTACGAGCTTGGGGTAGTGAGATATGCCGACGACTTTGTGATTCTTCACAAAGACCTAAAGGTTATAGAGGATTGCATAAAGGGCGCATCGGAGTTCCTAGCATCAATCGGTCTTGAGTTACACCCCGAAAAGACAAGGATTGTCCATACCTTAAACAGTCATGGCAACCAGACGCCAGGGTTTAACTTCCTTGGTTTCAACATCCGCCAATACAAAATTGGCAAACATCAGGGTAGCAAACAGGGATTTGTAACTCTCATCAAGCCCCAGAAAGAAAAGATACAAGCTCACCATCACAAACTGTCAAACATCATAGTAGAAATGCTAGCAGCGCCCCAAGAAGCACTAATCGGGAGACTTAACCCGATAATCAGAGGCTGGTCAAACTACTACAGCGCAGTCGTGAGCAAGGAGACATTTAGGAAACTAGATTCCCTCCTATATTGGAACCTTAGAAACTGGGGAAAACACCGTCACTCAACCCATACAGGTAAATGGGTATACGAACGGTACTGGCACAGAATCCGACAAGGTGAATACGATGCCATGACCTTCTCCACCAGTCAGGAAGGAAAAAATCCCTGCTGGCTACTATCCCATGCCCGAACACCTATAGTAAGGCACAAGAAAGTTAAAGGAGCCAAAAGCCCATTTGACGGTGATTTAATCTACTGGAGTTCGCGCCTTGGGGAACATCCCGAAATGGACAGGACAGTTGCAAGACTACTGAAAAATCAAGACGGTAAATGCGCCTATTGTCGCCTCAACTTCATGGATGGAGACTTAATGGAAAAAGACCATATCATTGAAAAGCGCTTTGGGGGTAAAAACTCCAGAGACAACTTCCAACTTCTCCATCGCCATTGCCACGATAAAAAGACTGCGATGATGACAGTCTTGACTTGCTCCAATATCAAGGAAGCGGGCAAATGA